The Sebastes umbrosus isolate fSebUmb1 chromosome 23, fSebUmb1.pri, whole genome shotgun sequence genome contains a region encoding:
- the nudt5 gene encoding ADP-sugar pyrophosphatase isoform X1 translates to MIRESSQTVNLQKIEKMSNSEEPKVTKVTPHIVKEELMAAGKWVKLEKTTYVDRAGTTRTWESVKRTTRQTNTEADGVGIIALLKRTLHKDCVVMVKQFRPPMGCCTLEFPAGLIDEGESAEAAALRELKEETGYRGEVVGVTPVTCLDPGLSNCTTQMVMVNINGDEGENINPTQQLGDGEFVDVILLPLDEFQLKIDDLMKKEKIVVDAKVYIFAMGMVQAFFKPRELPVLKQ, encoded by the exons ATGATCAGAGAGTCCAGTCAGACAGTAAAT CTGCAGAAAATTGAAAAAATGAGCAACTCAGAGGAACCCAAAGTGACCAAAGTGACTCCTCACATAGTGAAGGAAGAG CTCATGGCGGCAGGAAAATGGGTGAAGCTGGAGAAGACGACGTACGTGGACCGCGCTGGAACCACCAG AACCTGGGAGAGTGTGAAAAGGACAACAAGGCAAACCAACACAGAAGCAGATG GTGTTGGAATCATCGCCCTGCTGAAGCGGACGCTCCATAAAGACTGCGTGGTGATGGTGAAGCAGTTCCGTCCTCCGATGGGATGCTGCACTCTGGAGTTTCCTGCAG GCTTGATTGACGAGGGGGAAAGTGCGGAGGCCGCTGCGCTGAGGGAGCTAAAAGAAGAAACCGGCTACAGAGGGGAAGTAGTAGGAGTCACTCCAG TGACCTGTCTGGACCCCGGCCTGTCTAACTGCACCACCCAGATGGTCATGGTCAACATCAACGGAGACGAAGGGGAGAACATCAACCCAACGCAACAGCTCG GTGATGGAG AATTTGTCGACGTCATTCTTTTACCTCTTGATGAATTCCAGTTGAAAATAGATG ATCtgatgaagaaagaaaaaatcgTGGTGGACGCCAAAGTGTACATCTTTGCCATGGGGATGGTTCAGGCCTTCTTCAAGCCGAGGGAGCTCCCCGTCCTGAAGCAGTGA
- the nudt5 gene encoding ADP-sugar pyrophosphatase isoform X2 has protein sequence MSNSEEPKVTKVTPHIVKEELMAAGKWVKLEKTTYVDRAGTTRTWESVKRTTRQTNTEADGVGIIALLKRTLHKDCVVMVKQFRPPMGCCTLEFPAGLIDEGESAEAAALRELKEETGYRGEVVGVTPVTCLDPGLSNCTTQMVMVNINGDEGENINPTQQLGDGEFVDVILLPLDEFQLKIDDLMKKEKIVVDAKVYIFAMGMVQAFFKPRELPVLKQ, from the exons ATGAGCAACTCAGAGGAACCCAAAGTGACCAAAGTGACTCCTCACATAGTGAAGGAAGAG CTCATGGCGGCAGGAAAATGGGTGAAGCTGGAGAAGACGACGTACGTGGACCGCGCTGGAACCACCAG AACCTGGGAGAGTGTGAAAAGGACAACAAGGCAAACCAACACAGAAGCAGATG GTGTTGGAATCATCGCCCTGCTGAAGCGGACGCTCCATAAAGACTGCGTGGTGATGGTGAAGCAGTTCCGTCCTCCGATGGGATGCTGCACTCTGGAGTTTCCTGCAG GCTTGATTGACGAGGGGGAAAGTGCGGAGGCCGCTGCGCTGAGGGAGCTAAAAGAAGAAACCGGCTACAGAGGGGAAGTAGTAGGAGTCACTCCAG TGACCTGTCTGGACCCCGGCCTGTCTAACTGCACCACCCAGATGGTCATGGTCAACATCAACGGAGACGAAGGGGAGAACATCAACCCAACGCAACAGCTCG GTGATGGAG AATTTGTCGACGTCATTCTTTTACCTCTTGATGAATTCCAGTTGAAAATAGATG ATCtgatgaagaaagaaaaaatcgTGGTGGACGCCAAAGTGTACATCTTTGCCATGGGGATGGTTCAGGCCTTCTTCAAGCCGAGGGAGCTCCCCGTCCTGAAGCAGTGA